A portion of the Scylla paramamosain isolate STU-SP2022 chromosome 32, ASM3559412v1, whole genome shotgun sequence genome contains these proteins:
- the LOC135089078 gene encoding uncharacterized protein LOC135089078 isoform X2 gives MAEALVGSAAPVPRQVACGQVAVPSQVTPPYAEFFTSLPQSHTPPAPYAHTYPHQAQQQQQQQQQAVRGELSSTSPPLSGGTCLTHLGQVVSQVVSAPPVQVGDYGPPFTGGVAGQAGGGAVSTSGSTTASTTITSRTNGVSRQNSMQQQQQTYCEEEELPSCAFAHPHLHGLPFLVHGEEGEEEYYPTGSPYRVQRHAANIRERKRMLSINSAFEELRTHVPTFPYEKRLSKIDTLRLAIAYIALLRELLISDLDPVTYIEKGLRGELPSDQCHIWNTSDLTARLSWINWENLGVSPSRRSIFSSISISNDALNN, from the exons ATGGCGGAGGCGCTGGTCGGGTCGGCGGCGCCAGTACCTCGCCAGGTCGCCTGTGGTCAGGTCGCGGTCCCCTCGCAGGTCACGCCGCCCTACGCCGAGTTCTTTACCTCGCTGCCCCAAAGCCACACACCCCCCGCGCCCTACGCCCACACCTATCCCCACCAAgcccaacagcagcagcagcagcagcagcaggcggtGAGAGGGGAGCTGAGCAGCACGAGCCCCCCGCTGAGCGGCGGCACCTGCCTCACGCACCTGGGTCAGGTGGTGAGCCAGGTGGTGAGCGCCCCGCCGGTGCAGGTGGGGGACTACGGCCCGCCCTTCACCGGCGGAGTCGCGGGCCAGGCGGGCGGGGGCGCCGTGAGCACCAGCGgctccaccaccgccagcaccaccatcaccagcagaaCCAACGGCGTCAGCAGGCAGAACagcatgcagcagcagcagcagacctactgtgaggaggaggagctgcccTCGTGTGCCTTCGCCCACCCGCACCTGCACGGCCTGCCCTTCCTCGTGCACG gtgaggagggcgaggaggagtaCTACCCTACAGGTTCCCCTTACCGGGTGCAGCGCCACGCAGCCAacataagggagaggaagaggatgctcaG TATCAACTCAGCCTTCGAGGAGCTGAGGACCCACGTGCCAACCTTCCCCTACGAGAAGAGACTCAGCAAAATAGACACTCTTCGTCTTGCCATCGCTTACATCGCCCTACTGAGAGAGCTGCTCATCTCCGACCTCGACCCCGTCACTTACATAGAGAAGGGCCTGCGGGGGGAGCTGCCGTCAGACCAGTGCCACATTTGGAATACTAGTG ATCTCACCGCAAGACTCTCCTGGATCAACTGGGAAAACCTCGGTGTGAGTCCAAGCCGG
- the LOC135089078 gene encoding uncharacterized protein LOC135089078 isoform X1: protein MAEALVGSAAPVPRQVACGQVAVPSQVTPPYAEFFTSLPQSHTPPAPYAHTYPHQAQQQQQQQQQAVRGELSSTSPPLSGGTCLTHLGQVVSQVVSAPPVQVGDYGPPFTGGVAGQAGGGAVSTSGSTTASTTITSRTNGVSRQNSMQQQQQTYCEEEELPSCAFAHPHLHGLPFLVHGEEGEEEYYPTGSPYRVQRHAANIRERKRMLSSINSAFEELRTHVPTFPYEKRLSKIDTLRLAIAYIALLRELLISDLDPVTYIEKGLRGELPSDQCHIWNTSDLTARLSWINWENLGVSPSRRSIFSSISISNDALNN from the exons ATGGCGGAGGCGCTGGTCGGGTCGGCGGCGCCAGTACCTCGCCAGGTCGCCTGTGGTCAGGTCGCGGTCCCCTCGCAGGTCACGCCGCCCTACGCCGAGTTCTTTACCTCGCTGCCCCAAAGCCACACACCCCCCGCGCCCTACGCCCACACCTATCCCCACCAAgcccaacagcagcagcagcagcagcagcaggcggtGAGAGGGGAGCTGAGCAGCACGAGCCCCCCGCTGAGCGGCGGCACCTGCCTCACGCACCTGGGTCAGGTGGTGAGCCAGGTGGTGAGCGCCCCGCCGGTGCAGGTGGGGGACTACGGCCCGCCCTTCACCGGCGGAGTCGCGGGCCAGGCGGGCGGGGGCGCCGTGAGCACCAGCGgctccaccaccgccagcaccaccatcaccagcagaaCCAACGGCGTCAGCAGGCAGAACagcatgcagcagcagcagcagacctactgtgaggaggaggagctgcccTCGTGTGCCTTCGCCCACCCGCACCTGCACGGCCTGCCCTTCCTCGTGCACG gtgaggagggcgaggaggagtaCTACCCTACAGGTTCCCCTTACCGGGTGCAGCGCCACGCAGCCAacataagggagaggaagaggatgctcaG CAGTATCAACTCAGCCTTCGAGGAGCTGAGGACCCACGTGCCAACCTTCCCCTACGAGAAGAGACTCAGCAAAATAGACACTCTTCGTCTTGCCATCGCTTACATCGCCCTACTGAGAGAGCTGCTCATCTCCGACCTCGACCCCGTCACTTACATAGAGAAGGGCCTGCGGGGGGAGCTGCCGTCAGACCAGTGCCACATTTGGAATACTAGTG ATCTCACCGCAAGACTCTCCTGGATCAACTGGGAAAACCTCGGTGTGAGTCCAAGCCGG
- the LOC135088869 gene encoding uncharacterized protein LOC135088869 translates to MIPTHSFLPLRLLHLLLLLRLRQILLLALLKLSSSPAAAEEVRVFSFQRGIWGAPSDQVFARYNFSRDAPPVTQLSVCYRLRFESFSRGFDVHVSYKARDDNGDPFYFGNNGNYFDTWFDNKEQSGLPPWEPYPEVWRHVCHTFDTSTYTLYWEGQAVFRGPLAGKWPCPLNGTLVLGQEQDNLGGGFDKHQIFRGDMTQVSLWDRVVSPFQVSAMAACREPGRGNLFSSDTFPLEEVGVQASQHSLATLCQHTQHHVVFPEERTLREARSLCRRLNASLAVPASADDNRLLADQLPAFQDACVPTAAWKLWLGITDRAEDGVWRKFHNNEQISYRNFPPVNAASSYYCASMKQDGFWDGDRCANRRCAACHVERSSFLYLRGLCFDTKFRMRFRAQGYINGRPFFRGYYDKVILWQEQHKQWALVDAVTNATMLATQDVADNDYPLGRHPWEARRGLCSRPKGTVMPLSLSSCEDHEFTCSTGDCVPRGLRCDFRYDCGDGSDEESCGVVQLKDHLQRELPPPGVDGGPLTVTTSITLSRIADVDDIAMAVTLEFRVSLAWTDSRLRLRHLRLNKNGTILTEADAQNVWQPRYSLVNLEGGTQQRLGHSLVVTSSSGAALPSYNSVDMDLVYPGAANNISLRQRYTARVTCYFELYAYPFDIQLCSIDLELPSELDDYVRLAVLEGEARYTGPHELSKYTVEEVHFSESSGGACGESGV, encoded by the exons atgATACCAACTCATTCGTTCCTGCCTCTccgtctccttcacctcctcctccttctgcgtcTTCGTCAGATCCTGCTGCTGGCTCTCCTGAAGCTCTCCTCGTCCCCGGCAG CGGCAGAGGAGGTGCGGGTGTTCAGCTTCCAGAGGGGCATTTGGGGCGCTCCCTCAGACCAGGTGTTCGCCAGGTACAACTTCTCCAGAGACGCACCACCTGTGACCCAGCTGTCCGTGTGCTACagactcag GTTTGAGTCCTTCTCCAGAGGATTTGATGTGCACGTTTCCTACAAGGCGAGAGATGACAATGGGGACCCCTTCTATTTTG GTAACAATGGGAACTATTTCGACACCTGGTTTGACAATAAGGAGCAGAGCGGCCTGCCCCCGTGGGAACCTTACCCTGAGGTGTGGCGTCACGTGTGCCATACCTTTGACACCTCCACCTATACACTCTACTGGGAAGGACAG GCAGTGTTCCGGGGGCCCTTGGCGGGGAAGTGGCCGTGCCCCCTCAACGGAACCCTCGTGTTGGGGCAAGAGCAGGACAACCTTGGGGGCGGCTTCGATAAAcaccag ATCTTCCGCGGGGACATGACTCAGGTGTCGCTGTGGGATCGCGTGGTGTCTCCATTCCAGGTGAGCGCTATGGCGGCCTGCAGGGAGCCTGGCCGCGGCAACCTGTTCTCCTCAGACACCTTCCCGCTGGAGGAGGTGGGCGTGCAGGCGTCCCAGCACAGCCTCGCCACCCTGTGTCA GCACACCCAGCACCACGTGGTGTTCCCGGAGGAGCGCACCCTGAGGGAAGCTCGCAGCCTGTGTCGCCGCCTCAACGCCAGCCTGGCCGTGCCCGCCTCGGCTGACGACAATCGGCTCCTGGCAGACCAGCTGCCGGCCTTCCAGGACGCCTGCGTGCCCACCGCCGCCTGGAAGCTGTGGCTGGGCATCACTGACAGGGCGGAGGACGGCGTCTGGAGGAAGTTCCACAATAACGAGCAGATCTCCTACCGCAACTTCCCGCCGGTGAACGccgcctcctcctactactgcgCCTCCATGAAGCAGGACGGCTTCTGGGACGGTGACCGCTGCGCCAACAGGCGGTGCGCCGCGTGCCACGTGGAGCGGTCCTCCTTCCTCTACCTGCGAGGGCTGTGCTTCGACACCAAGTTCCGGATGCGGTTCAGGGCTCAGGGTTATATCAACGGCCGCCCTTTCTTCCGCGGCTACTACGACAAGGTCATCCTGTGGCAGGAGCAGCACAAGCAGTGGGCGCTAGTGGACGCCGTGACCAACGCCACGATGCTGGCCACCCAGGACGTGGCCGACAACGACTATCCGCTGGGCAGACACCCTTGGGAGGCGCGGCGCGGCCTGTGTAGCCGCCCCAAGGGCACCGTGATGCCGCTCAGCCTGTCGTCCTGCGAGGACCACGAGTTCACCTGCAGCACGGGGGACTGCGTGCCGCGCGGCCTGCGGTGCGATTTCCGCTACGACTGCGGCGACGGCAGCGACGAGGAGAGCTGCGGGGTGGTGCAGCTCAAGGACCACCTGCAGAGGGAGCTGCCGCCGCCGGGGGTGGACGGGGGTCCCCTCACCGTGACGACCTCTATCACCCTCTCCCGCATCGCTGACGTGGACGACATCGCCATGGCCGTCACGCTGGAGTTCCGCGTCTCGCTCGCCTGGACGGACAGCCGCCTCAGGCTGCGCCATCTCAGGCTCAACAAGAATGGCACCATCCTGACGGAGGCCGACGCGCAGAATGTGTGGCAGCCTCGCTACTCCTTGGTCAACCTGGAGGGCGGCACGCAGCAGCGCCTGGGTCACTCCCTCGTGGTGACCAGCAGCAGCGGCGCCGCGCTGCCCTCGTACAACAGCGTGGACAtgg ATCTGGTGTACCCGGGGGCCGCCAACAATATCTCCCTTCGTCAGCGGTACACGGCCCGGGTCACGTGTTACTTTGAGCTGTATGCGTATCCCTTTGACATCCAGCTGTGCAGTATCGATCTGGAGCTTCCCTCTGAACTGGATGACTACGTGCGGCTGGCGGTGCTGGAGGGCGAGGCGCGCTACACGGGACCCCACGAGCTGTCCAAATACACGGTGGAGGAAGTGCATTTCAGCGAGTCCTCCGGCGGGGCGTGTGGTGAGTCTGGAGTTTGA